The proteins below are encoded in one region of Deltaproteobacteria bacterium:
- a CDS encoding PilZ domain-containing protein, which produces MYVMEHSVNPIAPIAPTRPLNRRSSARSPVYMRVEDKGRGDVLEATDIGLGGIQCTSKKHCWPGQFMELEFTLPELGEQIRVGAQVLNMEPADGGGSSLGLRFCRVPEATTLVLYQFLVMREALLR; this is translated from the coding sequence ATGTACGTTATGGAACATTCAGTGAATCCAATTGCGCCAATTGCGCCCACAAGGCCTCTTAATCGTCGAAGCTCGGCTCGTAGCCCGGTTTATATGCGTGTGGAGGATAAAGGCCGTGGTGACGTCCTAGAGGCTACAGACATTGGCCTGGGAGGCATCCAGTGCACCTCCAAGAAGCATTGCTGGCCTGGCCAGTTTATGGAACTCGAATTCACGCTGCCTGAATTGGGTGAGCAGATCCGAGTGGGGGCACAGGTTCTCAACATGGAACCGGCCGATGGCGGCGGATCTAGTTTGGGATTACGGTTTTGTAGGGTACCAGAAGCTACGACTTTGGTTCTTTATCAATTTCTAGTGATGCGTGAGGCGCTCTTGCGCTAA